A section of the Saccharopolyspora gregorii genome encodes:
- a CDS encoding DUF6531 domain-containing protein, translating into MSNPLVAQRQDSTTSLSGVPILESVDETRKAVESGDWAAGVMGAVGTGLDALGMALDPFGAILAAGVGWLMEHVGPVSDALDALTGDPDEIKAHSETWKKVAAELDAVRTEMTDVVKSDTASWTGQAGDAYRARSEDIGALIEAAKSAAQGAADGIATAGEVVGAVRTLVRDIIAELVGHLVSWALQVLATLGVGMTWVVPQVVAEVAKVAARIADITSKLVRAFKALTPLLKKLGKGFGDAGDKLRKIKADGSSAGPGKTPPPPKPGNGDAPATTRSTGADGAGDGPASTRSANNDSRGGSGQDRSSRFDNDSASGDRASPGPIGSRGGGNGPAGTRSTSSNRSLRDQEPNRRSPNKLRCEKDPIDVATGQMVLSQVDAEFLGALPLVVERTHFSAFRTGRWFGRSWTSMLDQRLEIDASGVSFAAADGTLHHFPAPAPGSWADGPGSRRLGRTDSGAYLISDREQGLTLHFTTNRLDLSSITDVRGDRIDVLRHGAGTPTEIRHGCGYRVRVETTGGLVTALHSIAADGEVELMRYRYEDARLVEVTNASGRPMRFEYDEAERITSWTDRNGEWYRYTYDERGRCVRTDGSGGCLSGTMEYDSENRITRSIDSQGHCTEFHLNELGQVVKEVDPLGNAVISGWDAEDRLLSRIDALGRVRRNEYDARPFRPRGRDDRPGRRRRTLRVDRRRRARLAPEAGRRRRAVPLRR; encoded by the coding sequence GTGAGCAATCCGTTGGTGGCGCAGCGACAGGATTCGACCACGTCGCTGAGCGGGGTACCGATCCTGGAATCGGTGGACGAGACCAGGAAGGCGGTCGAGTCCGGCGATTGGGCCGCGGGCGTCATGGGGGCGGTCGGGACCGGGCTGGACGCGCTGGGGATGGCGCTGGACCCGTTCGGCGCGATCCTGGCCGCCGGCGTGGGCTGGTTGATGGAGCACGTCGGCCCGGTGTCGGACGCGCTGGACGCGCTCACCGGGGACCCGGACGAGATCAAGGCGCATTCGGAGACGTGGAAGAAAGTCGCCGCCGAGCTCGACGCCGTGCGGACCGAGATGACCGATGTGGTCAAGTCCGATACCGCCAGCTGGACCGGTCAGGCGGGGGACGCCTACCGGGCGCGCAGCGAGGACATCGGTGCGCTGATCGAGGCCGCCAAGAGCGCCGCGCAAGGCGCCGCTGACGGCATCGCCACGGCCGGTGAGGTCGTCGGTGCGGTGCGGACCCTGGTGCGCGACATCATCGCCGAACTGGTCGGGCACCTGGTGAGCTGGGCGCTGCAGGTGCTGGCGACGCTCGGGGTCGGGATGACGTGGGTGGTGCCGCAGGTCGTCGCCGAGGTGGCGAAGGTCGCCGCGCGGATCGCGGACATCACGTCCAAGCTGGTCCGCGCGTTCAAGGCGCTCACCCCGTTGCTGAAGAAGCTCGGCAAGGGCTTCGGCGACGCGGGCGACAAGCTCCGGAAGATCAAGGCGGACGGGTCCTCGGCCGGACCGGGCAAGACGCCGCCACCGCCGAAGCCCGGGAACGGCGACGCCCCGGCGACGACCAGGTCGACGGGCGCGGACGGGGCGGGCGACGGTCCCGCGTCCACCCGCTCCGCGAACAACGACTCCAGGGGCGGCTCCGGGCAGGACCGGTCGAGCCGGTTCGACAACGACTCCGCGAGCGGTGACCGCGCCTCCCCCGGCCCGATCGGGAGCAGAGGCGGCGGTAACGGCCCGGCCGGCACCCGGTCCACCAGCAGCAACCGCTCGCTGCGCGATCAGGAGCCGAACCGGCGCTCACCGAACAAGCTCCGCTGCGAGAAGGATCCGATCGACGTCGCCACCGGGCAGATGGTGCTCAGCCAGGTCGACGCCGAATTCCTCGGCGCCCTTCCGCTGGTGGTCGAACGCACGCACTTCTCCGCGTTCCGCACCGGTCGCTGGTTCGGCCGGAGCTGGACGTCGATGCTGGACCAACGGCTCGAGATCGACGCGTCCGGAGTGAGCTTCGCCGCGGCCGACGGCACGCTGCACCACTTCCCGGCACCCGCCCCCGGTTCGTGGGCGGACGGGCCGGGATCGCGCCGGCTCGGCCGGACCGATTCCGGTGCCTACCTGATCTCGGATCGCGAGCAGGGCCTGACGCTGCACTTCACCACGAACCGGCTGGACCTGTCGTCGATCACGGATGTTCGAGGCGATCGGATCGACGTCCTCCGCCACGGGGCCGGAACGCCGACGGAGATCCGGCACGGCTGCGGTTACCGGGTCCGCGTCGAAACGACGGGCGGCCTGGTGACGGCGCTGCACTCGATCGCCGCCGACGGCGAGGTCGAGCTGATGCGCTACCGCTACGAGGACGCCCGGCTCGTCGAAGTGACCAACGCATCCGGGCGGCCGATGCGCTTCGAGTACGACGAGGCGGAGCGGATCACCTCGTGGACCGACCGCAACGGCGAGTGGTACCGCTACACCTACGACGAGCGCGGACGCTGCGTGCGGACCGACGGCTCCGGAGGTTGCTTGAGCGGAACCATGGAGTACGACAGCGAGAACCGGATCACCCGCTCGATCGATTCCCAGGGGCACTGCACCGAATTCCACCTCAACGAGCTCGGCCAGGTGGTCAAGGAGGTCGACCCGCTGGGCAACGCGGTGATCTCCGGGTGGGACGCCGAGGACCGGTTGCTGAGCCGGATCGACGCGCTGGGCCGAGTCCGCCGCAACGAGTACGACGCCCGACCGTTTCGGCCGCGTGGCCGAGACGATCGACCCGGTCGGCGGCGTCGAACGCTTCGGGTGGACCGTCGGCGGCGAGCTCGCCTGGCGCCGGAAGCCGGGCGGCGGCGTCGTGCGGTACCGCTACGACGGTGA
- a CDS encoding DUF397 domain-containing protein yields MRPHWQKSSYSNSVQYCVEIAHLDGTIAARDSKDPHGGVLRMSSATWSAFLHALRADRFDG; encoded by the coding sequence ATGCGACCGCACTGGCAGAAGAGCAGCTACAGCAACTCGGTTCAATACTGCGTCGAGATAGCCCACTTGGACGGCACCATCGCCGCCCGCGACTCCAAGGACCCCCACGGCGGCGTGCTGCGGATGTCGTCCGCCACCTGGTCGGCGTTCCTGCACGCGCTCCGCGCGGACCGCTTCGACGGCTGA
- a CDS encoding helix-turn-helix domain-containing protein gives MSTSSAVPVRTRRVASRLRDLRRRSGLSAPEVSQALGISMSKISRMESGHRGLNTDDVAALLGLYRVPSREREEVLTLVRNGASPNWWTMPSGSLEKYWDDFRSFEAEATTLRSYETMLIPGLLQTPGYVIAIAHALAPHGIEDDLDKLLAQRTARQTQLHSERTFEFLIEQSVLEREAGTAETMHRQLERVSAVASRPNVSVQIVPHSAGAHVGLDGPFLYLEFAEHADLVLGEAIGCASYIEEKQIVAERREALGMLRKIALPPDESLRLIDRKSDEWRRRS, from the coding sequence GCGCCGGAGGTGTCGCAGGCGCTGGGAATCTCGATGAGCAAGATCAGCCGGATGGAATCCGGGCACCGAGGCCTCAACACCGACGACGTGGCGGCGCTGCTGGGGTTGTACCGGGTTCCCAGCCGAGAGCGGGAGGAGGTGCTGACGCTGGTTCGGAACGGTGCGAGCCCGAACTGGTGGACCATGCCGAGTGGCTCGCTGGAGAAGTACTGGGACGACTTCCGATCTTTCGAAGCGGAAGCGACCACCTTGCGGAGCTACGAAACGATGCTGATCCCGGGACTGCTGCAGACGCCCGGGTACGTCATCGCCATCGCGCACGCTCTTGCGCCGCACGGCATCGAAGACGACTTGGACAAGCTGCTGGCTCAGCGCACTGCGCGGCAGACTCAGCTGCACAGCGAGCGCACTTTCGAGTTCTTGATCGAGCAGAGCGTGCTCGAACGGGAGGCCGGAACCGCGGAGACGATGCACAGGCAGTTGGAACGCGTATCGGCCGTCGCGTCCCGACCGAACGTGAGCGTGCAGATCGTGCCGCACTCCGCTGGGGCGCACGTCGGCCTGGACGGGCCGTTCCTGTACTTGGAATTCGCCGAGCACGCTGATCTCGTCCTCGGTGAGGCCATCGGTTGTGCCTCCTACATCGAGGAGAAGCAGATCGTCGCGGAGCGGCGAGAAGCACTGGGAATGCTGCGCAAGATCGCGCTGCCTCCCGACGAGTCGTTGCGACTGATCGACCGGAAATCCGACGAGTGGCGTCGGCGGAGCTGA